In Tepidimonas taiwanensis, the following are encoded in one genomic region:
- a CDS encoding ABC transporter permease, translated as MESLALLIAATFNAGTVLAIAALGLLINEKVGVVNLGAEGLMLCGALAGFATVVHVGVHPLGFLAGMAVAALLSLVFGWLVIYLHTNQYATGLALSLFGAGLSAFAGQPYTQYKLPELITPHVPLLGDVPWLGPALFRQHFLAYAAVALALILMWLFDRTRTGLVLRAVGENPESAHALGYPVRRIRLAAVVVGGALCGLAGAYVSTVYTPLWVEGMIAGKGWIALALTTFATWRPARVLLGAYLFGGVTMLQFHLQGIGVQVPSQFLTMMPYLATIVVLVLISRSPLWIRTQMPQSLGKPFSPGG; from the coding sequence CGGTGCTGGCCATCGCGGCGTTGGGCCTGCTCATCAACGAGAAGGTCGGCGTCGTCAACCTGGGCGCCGAGGGCCTGATGTTGTGCGGGGCGCTGGCCGGTTTTGCCACCGTCGTGCACGTCGGGGTGCACCCGCTGGGGTTTCTGGCCGGTATGGCGGTGGCGGCGCTGCTGTCGCTCGTCTTTGGCTGGCTGGTGATCTACCTGCACACCAACCAGTACGCCACCGGGCTGGCGCTGAGCCTGTTCGGGGCGGGGTTGTCGGCCTTCGCGGGGCAGCCCTACACGCAGTACAAGCTGCCGGAGCTCATCACGCCGCACGTGCCGCTGCTGGGCGATGTGCCGTGGCTCGGACCGGCGCTGTTTCGCCAGCATTTTCTGGCGTACGCGGCGGTGGCGCTGGCGCTGATCCTGATGTGGCTGTTCGACCGCACGCGCACCGGTCTGGTGCTGCGCGCGGTGGGCGAGAACCCCGAATCGGCGCATGCGCTCGGCTACCCGGTGCGGCGCATCCGCCTCGCGGCCGTGGTGGTGGGCGGTGCGCTGTGCGGACTCGCCGGCGCGTATGTATCGACGGTCTACACCCCGCTGTGGGTGGAAGGGATGATCGCCGGCAAGGGCTGGATCGCGCTGGCGCTGACGACCTTTGCCACCTGGCGGCCGGCACGGGTTTTGCTCGGGGCATATCTGTTCGGGGGGGTGACGATGCTGCAGTTCCACCTGCAGGGCATCGGCGTGCAGGTGCCGAGCCAGTTCCTGACGATGATGCCGTACCTGGCCACGATCGTCGTGCTGGTGCTCATTTCCCGTTCGCCGCTGTGGATTCGCACCCAGATGCCGCAGTCGCTGGGCAAACCGTTCTCGCCCGGGGGGTAA